Genomic DNA from Desulfonema ishimotonii:
CACTTACCGCCAGAATCGGCTTGTCCAAGGGGGTGGAACGCCAGTTCCAATCCCAGTTTCGGATTTTGTCTGCCAGAAACACCGTGAGGGCAACTAAGGTGATCATATGGAGCGTGCAGACGGCCCAGCCCTGAACCCCGCCTCTGGCAAGCGGCGTAAAAATGAGCAATAGACAGAGGAAAAACCGGGTTGCTCTGTGTGCGAACATAGCTCCGCCTCCTGAGTTACATTCAGCGATCCTTGGAAAAAATTACGGGGATAAACCGGCGCATCATACACATGCGATTCATACCTTTCATTTGCCGGAATCCATGCGGATTTTTTTCACACATCACCTTGAATAACAGGTGATTGGCAAATGAATTATTTTTAGAAAAAGAATGCGAAGCAAGTGCTGAGCGGATCAATTCTTCGCTTCAATTTACGGCTCTACATTTTCATACCCGCAACATTTAATCAATGGGGCCAACGGTGTATTGACCGTGCAGAAATTCCTACTCAAAGGTAGGCAATTCATCCCCCGGAGCCACCTGATTTTTCCTCGTTCCCCGTCACGCTGATCCGACGCGCGGAAATGAATTTCCGGGGCTGAATTCCCAAAACAGGCTAAAGCCTGTTAATCCATTACTCATCGTTCCAACGCTCTGCGTCAATGCCATTAAGTTAAGGATCAGGGATTTCATAAATTCCGCGTTTCGTGTAGGGGCAGGCCCCCGTGCCTGCCCTGCCCGCACGGGAACGGCGGATTTTGTCTCCCGTAAAATTCGTATATTATCCGGTCCTTATTCCCTAACTTAATGGCATTGACGCTCTGCGTTGGAACGCACAACCGGGGACGCTCTGCGTCCTGTCATTAAAAAGAGATGACACCTTTGCCCAGGTTCGTTTCACGCGACGCAGGAGCGTCGCAACCGTGCGTTACAACGCAGAGCGACTGTGTTAAATGTCAAGCGTTTTTTGCATCATTTTCTCTCCAAAGGGTATTGTTCTTTATCATAGTGTTGGCAATAACCAGGAGCTTCCGGGCACAGGCAACCATTGCCACTTTTGGGATTTTTCCGGCTTCAATCAGACGTTTGTAAAATTTTTTTATAGCCGAATTATATCGTATGGCAGATAGTACGCCCATGTGGAGTTGGCACCTTACAGCGGCTCTTCCGCCATAAATGTGCCTCCGGCCTCTGGTTCTGCCGCTATCCCGGTTAAAAGGAGCCAGACCGGCCAGAGCCGCAATCTGTTTGCGACCGATCTGTCCGAGTTCGGGCATCTGGGAAATCAGTACCCCGGAAATGACCGGGCCTATTCCGGGAATGCTCTTAAGTATTTTGGCCTTTCTTTTCCTGACAGAGCAGGAGGCGATGATCCGGAGTATCTCATTTTCAATCCCCGTCATCTGGCGATTGATAAACGTGATCATTTCAGTCACGGGCCGGGCCTCCTGAGACGGTCAGGCGGTTTTTTTCCGCTGTTCTCATTTTCATAAGCTGACAGCGGCGATTGGTCAGCTCGGAAAGTTCCCGGGTTTTCTCATCCGGGAGTTTCCGATGGTCAGGGCAGACAGTTTCGGCAAAAAGGGCGATGATCTCAGCATCGATCGGATCGGTTTTGGCAAACCGTCCGACCGCCGTGGCAAATCCCCGGATCCTTGCGGCGTTTATGACAATTACGGGCAGACCGGACTTGCCAGGTATGTCGGTGGCCAGGGATTCAAAGCCGCCAGTTGCCTCCGTTACAACTTTTTCCGGGGCCAGGGGGACCAGACGGTCTTTCAGGCTCCCGATACCTTCGGGGCTGTTCGCAACATCAGAGAACTCACCGGAAGGACGAATGTGAATATCCAATTTGTCTTTTGAAACATCAATACCGACGTATGTAACCTGAGTTCGATGAGTTTTTTATCCTTTATATCAAACAGTTAATATCAAATCAAATTAACCGTAGATGTTAAGGGATAAAGTTTGAAATCTGCAATTACCTAAAATCAAAGCGTTTTTGCACTTGGAGCTTTTGGCATAAAAAATGCTTATATAATAACACACTGAATTTTAAGAGTAACTCACCGAACTCAGGTTATGTATGGTCAGAAACCATGAAAAACTCCTTTCTCA
This window encodes:
- a CDS encoding transposase yields the protein MITFINRQMTGIENEILRIIASCSVRKRKAKILKSIPGIGPVISGVLISQMPELGQIGRKQIAALAGLAPFNRDSGRTRGRRHIYGGRAAVRCQLHMGVLSAIRYNSAIKKFYKRLIEAGKIPKVAMVACARKLLVIANTMIKNNTLWRENDAKNA
- a CDS encoding IS110 family transposase, yielding MDVSKDKLDIHIRPSGEFSDVANSPEGIGSLKDRLVPLAPEKVVTEATGGFESLATDIPGKSGLPVIVINAARIRGFATAVGRFAKTDPIDAEIIALFAETVCPDHRKLPDEKTRELSELTNRRCQLMKMRTAEKNRLTVSGGPARD